The DNA segment CCCCAGCACGGACCAGAGAACGTAGTGTGTGCCTTCCCTCCAGCCGTGGCCGACTGTCCACCACTACCACCCGAAACCGCCGGTCCTTAGCCCAAGCCTCCTGAAGAATTCGTGACACCAGAGATGAGCTGTAGTGAATGGAGAGGACGATTCAGTTATAGATGTCACTAACTGATAGCCAGACAGCTCATTACTAAAGAGCAAAAGGGCAGTCCTTTCTTCAGATTGTTTCACCCCCTAATTTTCTCAGTCACAGGGTCTGGAACATACCATCCATATACCAGGATCACATCCCCATTATTGATCTTCTTACACGCAAAGCGGGAAATTGCCCGAGCTGCGAGCACAATCTTCTCTTGCACATACCGATCAATAGCTGTTCGAAGTTCTGATTTGGCCTAAATGGATTAAAATGCTTAGGGAAcaagaaatggacacatttctTCCTCTGATCTTCCTCTGATCATCATACCAGGTGCCTGAGCATGCGTACAATGATGGGCTCAAAGGAGGCTTAATGGGGGCCCAAAGGTGGCACAAGTCAGACAGCCCAACCATGTGCTTAACCCTGGACCAGGGCGGAATGGCCTCACTGTCCCTTCTGGGAGTCCGGGACGTGTCTCTCGGCTGTACCCTGAGGTGCACGCCTTGCCCATTGCTCATACTCATCACCTCCTCTTCCCGCTTGCAGCTGCTCACACCCGTGATCTCCTTGTTGAGGAACTTGATGGCGTTGTACATGCTTGCTGACAGGGGACGGCACTGAGCCAGGAAGCTACAAAGACAGGACCTCACGTTTGTGCGGCTCTACAACTTACGTCTGTGcttaaaaatgttctctttaaaaagaagacaagaacagaaaaataaaacaggtaaaaGAGCAAGAAACAGGATACAAGAAGAGAACGAGGGGAGGTACAAGCGGACTTGCAGTGGCTGTCCTTACCTGAAGTAGGGCTTTAGTTTATTCACTAGATCCCTTGAGAGTTCTTCATTGGGAGGTGTTGTGTAATCCTGAATCACCTACAGGGTACACACAGTGGTCAGCAAAACGTCCCTTAATAAAGGTCTCTGAAAGGGGGGGTAGGGCAAGTTTCACTGAGCAAAGTGCTCTGAGGATAGAGTcattccctctgtctcccagaaATTACTTTGGGTGAGAGGAAGCTGAGGTAGTGTTGGGAACAGTGGGATTCGATCCTAGAGGGAACAGGACGGGGCATACCTGCTGCAAGGCACGAAGCAGGGCAATACACCGGGCGTTGGAGCCACTGACCAGGCCCTGGGAGTACTGCAGGCCGAGTCGCACCATGGCTGGGTGGATCACAGAGGATGGGATGCTGATGGGATGGCGGTGTCACACACTTTGCAAGGGAGCTTGAGCACCTactgcccacctgcccctgaT comes from the Zalophus californianus isolate mZalCal1 chromosome 8, mZalCal1.pri.v2, whole genome shotgun sequence genome and includes:
- the EIF2B4 gene encoding translation initiation factor eIF-2B subunit delta isoform X4 — protein: MVRLGLQYSQGLVSGSNARCIALLRALQQVIQDYTTPPNEELSRDLVNKLKPYFSFLAQCRPLSASMYNAIKFLNKEITGVSSCKREEEAKSELRTAIDRYVQEKIVLAARAISRFACKKINNGDVILVYGCSSLVSRILQEAWAKDRRFRVVVVDSRPRLEGRHTLRSLVRAGVPASYLLIPAASYVLPEVSKVLLGAHALLANGSVMSRVGTAQLALVARVHNVPVLVCCETYKFCERVQTDAFVSNELGDPDDLLCERGEQVALANWQNHLSLRLLNLVYDVTPPELVDLVITELGMIPCSSVPVVLRVKSSDQ